In a genomic window of Corvus hawaiiensis isolate bCorHaw1 chromosome Z, bCorHaw1.pri.cur, whole genome shotgun sequence:
- the SLC25A46 gene encoding mitochondrial outer membrane protein SLC25A46 isoform X2 codes for MHALVEALFKYPCLLGHYIFTPYLHMEEQLNRFAGFGIGLASLFTENVLAHPCIVLRRQCQVNYHARNYHITPFTIVNIMYCINKTQGPRALWKGMGSTFIVQGITLGTEGIISEYTPLPRELSHKWNLKQIGGHLLLKALTHVIAMPFYSASLIETVQSEIIRDNPGILDCVKEGIGRVLGLGVPHSKRLLPLMVLTFPTALHGVLHYVISSIVQKLVLFVLKRDNSHNLPTESSSSVQSMLDAYFPELIASFAASLCADVMLYPLETVLHRLHIQGTRTIIDNTDLGYEVLPINTQYEGMKDCINTIKREEGMQGFYKGFGAVIVQYTLHMAVLQLTKIIYSTLLQNVS; via the exons ATGCATGCACTGGTTGAAGCACTGTTTAAGTATCCTTGCCTACTTGGACACTACATTTTTACCCCCTATCTACATATGGAAG agcAGTTGAACAGATTTGCTGGTTTTGGTATTGGCCTTGCAAG cctatttacagaaaatgtgttGGCACATCCTTGCATTGTTCTACGTCGTCAGTGTCAG GTTAACTATCACGCACGGAATTACCATATCACACCATTTACTATTGTCAATATCATGTACTGCATCAATAAGACACAG GGTCCAAGGGCTCTCTGGAAAGGAATGGGCAGCACTTTCATTGTTCAGGGCATAACCCTGGGAACAGAAGGCATCATCAGTGAATATACACCTTTGCCAAG GGAGCTTTCACATAAATGGAACCTCAAGCAGATAGGTGGACACCTTTTACTCAAAGC GTTAACACATGTAATAGCAATGCCTTTTTATTCTGCAAGCCTGATTGAAACTGTACAG AGTGAAATAATTCGAGACAATCCTGGCATCCTGGACTGCGTGAAAGAGGGAATTGGCAGAGTTTTAGGCTTGGGAGTACCCCATAGCAAGCGTCTCCTTCCTCTGATGGTCTTGACTTTCCCCACTGCTCTACATGGAGTTCTTCACTACGTCATCAGTTCCATCGTCCAGAAGCttgtcttgtttgttttgaaaagggATAATTCCCACAACCTTCCAACTGAGAGCTCCTCTTCTGTGCAGAGCATGCTGGATGCATATTTTCCAGAACTTATTGCTAGCTTTGCTGCTAGCCTTTGTGCTGATGTCATGCTTTACCCACTGGAAACAGTTTTGCACCGCCTTCATATTCAAGGGACACGCACAATAATTGACAATACAGACCTTGGCTATGAAGTGCTTCCAATCAATACTCAGTATGAGGGAATGAAAGACTGCATAAATACTATAAAACGGGAAGAAGGAATGCAAGGTTTCTATAAAGGATTTGGAGCTGTTATAGTACAGTATACCTTGCATATGGCAGTTTTACAGCTTACCAAAATTATTTACTCAACACTGCTTCAAAATGTTTCTTAA
- the SLC25A46 gene encoding mitochondrial outer membrane protein SLC25A46 isoform X1: MYPRRPEGFDGLGYRGVGRDELGPGSRPFSSGSELGPWVTSPPDIPGSRNLHWGEKTPPYGAGTPLGGAGPNEEASLGAGGPGAEQLNRFAGFGIGLASLFTENVLAHPCIVLRRQCQVNYHARNYHITPFTIVNIMYCINKTQGPRALWKGMGSTFIVQGITLGTEGIISEYTPLPRELSHKWNLKQIGGHLLLKALTHVIAMPFYSASLIETVQSEIIRDNPGILDCVKEGIGRVLGLGVPHSKRLLPLMVLTFPTALHGVLHYVISSIVQKLVLFVLKRDNSHNLPTESSSSVQSMLDAYFPELIASFAASLCADVMLYPLETVLHRLHIQGTRTIIDNTDLGYEVLPINTQYEGMKDCINTIKREEGMQGFYKGFGAVIVQYTLHMAVLQLTKIIYSTLLQNVS, encoded by the exons ATGTACCCGCGGCGCCCCGAAGGCTTCGACGGCCTCGGCTACCGCGGGGTCGGCCGCGACGAACTGGGCCCCGGCTCCAGGCCCTTCAGCAGCGGCTCGGAGCTGGGCCCCTGGGTGACCAGCCCGCCCGACATCCCCGGCAGCCGCAACCTGCACTGGGGCGAGAAGACGCCGCCGTATGGGGCCGGGACCCCTCTGGGCGGCGCCGGGCCCAACGAGGAGGCCAGCCTCGGggcgggcggccccggcgccg agcAGTTGAACAGATTTGCTGGTTTTGGTATTGGCCTTGCAAG cctatttacagaaaatgtgttGGCACATCCTTGCATTGTTCTACGTCGTCAGTGTCAG GTTAACTATCACGCACGGAATTACCATATCACACCATTTACTATTGTCAATATCATGTACTGCATCAATAAGACACAG GGTCCAAGGGCTCTCTGGAAAGGAATGGGCAGCACTTTCATTGTTCAGGGCATAACCCTGGGAACAGAAGGCATCATCAGTGAATATACACCTTTGCCAAG GGAGCTTTCACATAAATGGAACCTCAAGCAGATAGGTGGACACCTTTTACTCAAAGC GTTAACACATGTAATAGCAATGCCTTTTTATTCTGCAAGCCTGATTGAAACTGTACAG AGTGAAATAATTCGAGACAATCCTGGCATCCTGGACTGCGTGAAAGAGGGAATTGGCAGAGTTTTAGGCTTGGGAGTACCCCATAGCAAGCGTCTCCTTCCTCTGATGGTCTTGACTTTCCCCACTGCTCTACATGGAGTTCTTCACTACGTCATCAGTTCCATCGTCCAGAAGCttgtcttgtttgttttgaaaagggATAATTCCCACAACCTTCCAACTGAGAGCTCCTCTTCTGTGCAGAGCATGCTGGATGCATATTTTCCAGAACTTATTGCTAGCTTTGCTGCTAGCCTTTGTGCTGATGTCATGCTTTACCCACTGGAAACAGTTTTGCACCGCCTTCATATTCAAGGGACACGCACAATAATTGACAATACAGACCTTGGCTATGAAGTGCTTCCAATCAATACTCAGTATGAGGGAATGAAAGACTGCATAAATACTATAAAACGGGAAGAAGGAATGCAAGGTTTCTATAAAGGATTTGGAGCTGTTATAGTACAGTATACCTTGCATATGGCAGTTTTACAGCTTACCAAAATTATTTACTCAACACTGCTTCAAAATGTTTCTTAA